In Pristiophorus japonicus isolate sPriJap1 chromosome 2, sPriJap1.hap1, whole genome shotgun sequence, one genomic interval encodes:
- the LOC139229080 gene encoding putative nuclease HARBI1: MFRQQFSDRDMNDDQCLRRLRFRKDIMTELCNILQAELESQTLVMTALSVASKVTFALNFYATGSFQAATVDMFNISQFATYTSIREITDALYWRKANYISFPMTREKQLERQTAFLRITDFPRVQGVIDCTHLALGAPQQTPEQFRNRKGFLSLNVQLVCDHNRKIMEVDARFPGSSHDSFILHQSSLPRLFTGTNEDCGWLLGDKGYALSTWLMTPLRNPRSAGQVAYNESLTATRSIIEHTFGILKQRFRCLDHSGCAAVLT, translated from the coding sequence ATGTTCCGCCAGCAATTCTCAGACAGGgatatgaatgatgatcagtgcctgcgcagactaaGATTCCGGAAGGACATCATGACAGAGCTTTGCAATATCCTACAGGCAGAATTGGAGTCACAAACACTGGTCATGACAGCCCTGAGCGTGGCATCCAAGGTCACTTTCGCCCTTAACTTTTATGCaactgggtccttccaagctgccactgtggaCATGTTCAACATATCGCAGTTTGCGACCTACACATCGATACGGgagatcacagatgctctgtattggaggaaggccaattacatctcattccccatgaccagagagaagcaattGGAGCGCCAGACTGCATTCCTGCGCATTAcggacttccccagagtccagggggTAATTGACTGCACCCATTTAGCTCTCGGGGCACCCCAACAAACTCCCGAgcaattcagaaaccgcaagggattcctctccctcaatgtccaactcgtttgcgaccacaaccgcaagatTATGGAAGTGGATGCCCGGTTTCCCGGCAGCAGCCACGACTCTTTCATACTGCACCAGAGCAGTTTGCCACGCCTTTTCACTGGTACCAATgaagattgtggctggctccttggTGATAAGGGATAtgcactgagcacttggctcatgactcctctgcgcaACCCTAGATCTGCTGGGCAGGTCGCATACAATGAGAGTCTGACAGCCACCAGGAGCATCATCGAACACACATTTGGCATTCTCAAACAGagattccgttgcctggaccactcggggtgtgctgcagtactcacctga